DNA from Actinomycetota bacterium:
CAGAAGTACTTCATCGCCTGGATCCAGCAATGACGCAAAGGCGTTGTAGAGCGCCTGCTTTCCACCATTGGTGATCAATACCTGACCTGCAGTGACCTCGTAGCCCGAGTCGCGCTTGGTCTTGAGCGCTACTGCCTCTTTCAGTTCCGGCAAACCACCGGCGGGCGTGTAGCGATGCCATTTAGGCTCCGAACAGGCCTTGATGGCTGCGGCAACGATGTAGTCAGGTGTTGGGAAATCCGGCTCGCCCGCCCCAAAGCCAATGACAGGTTGGCCAGCGGCCTTCAAGGCCTTGGCCTTGGCATCCACAGCCAAGGTGGCGGATTCGGTAATTGCGGCAATGCGATCAGATACGCGTGCGGTCATATGTCCATTGTTTCAGCGCGTTCGCGCGCTCCAAGCGGCAGCCTCGCGTTACTGATTGCATGTGGAGATGCCAACGGGGCAAAGATGCCTGATCGCGGTATACCGTCCCCCAGTCGGTGCTGATCGGCGAACTGGCCCGCAAGATCTCCATCAAGGTTGACTCCCCGGTCGGGCTTGGTGTTGCACTGCTCACCGACCCCAATTGGGACTTGCCGCAGGACTCAGGAGGGCACTTGTGCCCGAATTGCTCAGCACCCCGCAGCGGCCGTAGACTGCCTGCCGCGGTTAAACCGTTGGCGGTAGCCTGCCCACAGGCATGCCAATGGGGCGACTTAGGGTCGTAGCTCAATTGGCAGAGCACCGGTCTCCAACACCGGGGGTTGGGGGTTCAACTCCCTCCGGCCCTGCGCACGTTGCAGGAAGCACGATTTCGACGAAGTGAAGGTAAGGCAATGACGGACACGGATGGCACCCTCGAGCGCAGCTCGAGCAGTCCAGCGCGCCCAAATAAGAAGAATGTCTTTGCCCGGCTGGCGCTGTTCATCCGCCAGGTGGTCGCTGAGCTCCGCAAGGTCATCTGGCCCACGCGCAAGGAGCTCATCGCCTACACGGCGGTCGTGCTCGTGTTCGTACTGATCATGGCCGGCTTCATTGCAGGTCTTGATTTCATCTTCACCAAGGGTGTGCTGTTCGTCTTCGGATGAGCACAGACCTCAAGCCCTTCCCCGATCAAGGAGATACCCCGCTGTGTCCGAGCAGGACCTGAACGAAGTTGTAGTCGAGTCAGCAACTGACATCGAACTCGCAGTTGACGAGCGCGACCAGAGCACTGAGGTAGCCGAGTCCGTGCTGGCTGACGTCGAGGAGCTGGTTTCCGTCGAGTCGCTGGACGGCTCGGATGACGTTGCGGAGATCCTTGAGGCCGAGATCGATGAGGAAATCGACCCAGTCGAGGAATTCCGCGAGCAGATGAGACGCGCCCCCGGCGACTGGTACGTCATTCACTCCTATGCCGGTTACGAGAACAAGGTCAAGCAGAACCTTGAATCCCGCGTGAACTCCCTCAACATGGAGGACTACATCTTCCAGGTCGAGGTGCCGATGGAAGAGGTCACCGAGATCAAGAGCGGAGTGCGCAAGCAGGTCAAGCGCAACAAGTTCCCCGGCTACGTCCTGGTCCGGCTTGACCTCACTGACGAGTCATGGGGCGCGGTGCGCCACACTCCCGGTGTCACAGGCTTCGTTGGTCACGGACATCAGCCTTCGCCCTTGTCCGTTGATGAGGTCACCGCGATCCTGGCCCCCGTGCCTGAGAAGAAGGCCGGAGCCACAGGCAGCTCTGGTGGCGCTAGCCCGTCAACCCCACAGATCACCGAGATCGACTTCGCCGTTGGCGATTCAGTCACGGTCGTGGATGGACCGTTTGCCACCTTGCATGCGACCATCTCCGAAATCAACATCGAGGCACAGAAGGTCACCGGACTGGTGGAGATCTTCGGCCGCGAGACTCCGGTTGAACTCGCGTTCAGCCAGGTCGTGAAGAACTAGCGACCACGCAGAGTCCTGGAAGCGCCGCTCTCAGGTCGTACCAATCCCAACAGCACGCCCACACGTAAGGACCCGAACATCATGGCACCGAAGAAGAAGGTCGCCGGCCTGATCAAGCTGCAAATTCAGGCAGGCGCAGCAAACCCCGCGCCGCCAGTGGGCCCAGCCTTGGGCCAGCACGGCGTCAACATCATGGAGTTCTGCAAGGCATACAACGCCGCAACAGAATCCCAAAAGGGCAATGTGATCCCTGTTGAGATCACGGTCTACGAAGATCGTTCATTCGATTTCGTGCTGAAGACCCCGCCCGCTTCCCGCCTGATTCTCAAGGCCGCCGGCCTGGAGAAGGGCTCGGGAACACCCAAGACATCAAAGGCTGGCTCGATCACTCAAGATCAGGTCCGTCAGATTGCCGAGACCAAGATGCCTGACCTCAATGCCAATGACATTGATGCAGCGATGAAGATCATCGAAGGCACCGCACGTCAAATGGGAATCACCGTTTCCGCGTAGTCACGCACACCCCACCCGTGGGAGAGCCAGCGCGGCTCGCCAACCACAACCTGCTAGAGGTACAACCTGCGAAGGAGCAGACAATGAAGCGCAGCAAGGCATACCGCGAAGCGGCAGAAAAGATCGACGCAGATGAGCTCTACACACCACTGGCAGCTGTCCGCCTGGTGAAGGAGACCACGAAGTCGAAGTTCGATCCCACCGTTGAGATCTCCATGCGTTTGGGCGTTGACCCTCGCAAGGCAGATCAGATGGTGCGTGGCACTGTGAATCTGCCTCATGGCACTGGCAAGACCGTTCGGGTCCTGGTGTTTGCCAATGCCGAGAAGGCAGAAGAAGCCCGTGCCGCAGGCGCCGACTTCGTCGGCTCAGATGACCTCATCGAAAAGGTACGCGCAGGCTGGACCGATTTCGATTCAGCGGTCTGCACGCCTGATCTCATGGGCAAGGTCGGAACCTTGGGCAAGGTGCTTGGACCTCGCGGTCTCATGCCCAACCCCAAGACCGGCACCGTCACCATGGACGTGGCCAAGGCCGTTGACGACATCAAGGGCGGCAAGATCGAGTTCCGCGTCGACAAGCACTCCAACCTGCAGTTCCCGATCGGCAAGGCCTCGTTCACCGAAGCTCAGCTGGTTGAGAACTACGCAGCAGCACTCGACGAGGTCCTTCGCCTGAAGCCTTCTTCGGCAAAGGGGCGCTACGTCCGCAAGGCCGTGGTGTCGTCAACAATGGGTCCTGGCATTCAGGTTGATCCCAACCGCGTCAAGAACCTGCTCAGCGACGACGAGAGCTAAGTCTTCGCACTGCTCTCAGAAGGCCCGCACACGTTGCGGGCCTTCTGCATTTGCCCCTGACGGGTAGCCACCCGTACAGTTCACCCCGACCGAAGACCGCTGGTCGCGAATCGCAAGATTCGTCGAAGGCTCCACAGCATGTGGGCGACCTGCGTAGGACACTTGAGAATGGCCCCTGGTGGCCATGCCCCGTGCGCCTGCGCCGGGGCGTTTTGCATGGTGGGGGGTCCACTTGAGAAGGAGCCCCATGGCTAAAGCGACAAAGGTGGAAACAGTCACCGAACTCGCAGAGCACTTCCGCACGTCCAGTGCGGCTGTGTTGACTGAATACCGTGGCCTCAGCGTTGCGCAGCTGAAAGAACTGCGTCGCACCCTGGGCCCAACGGTGACCTACGCGGTCGTCAAGAAC
Protein-coding regions in this window:
- the nusG gene encoding transcription termination/antitermination protein NusG; translated protein: MSEQDLNEVVVESATDIELAVDERDQSTEVAESVLADVEELVSVESLDGSDDVAEILEAEIDEEIDPVEEFREQMRRAPGDWYVIHSYAGYENKVKQNLESRVNSLNMEDYIFQVEVPMEEVTEIKSGVRKQVKRNKFPGYVLVRLDLTDESWGAVRHTPGVTGFVGHGHQPSPLSVDEVTAILAPVPEKKAGATGSSGGASPSTPQITEIDFAVGDSVTVVDGPFATLHATISEINIEAQKVTGLVEIFGRETPVELAFSQVVKN
- the rplK gene encoding 50S ribosomal protein L11 encodes the protein MAPKKKVAGLIKLQIQAGAANPAPPVGPALGQHGVNIMEFCKAYNAATESQKGNVIPVEITVYEDRSFDFVLKTPPASRLILKAAGLEKGSGTPKTSKAGSITQDQVRQIAETKMPDLNANDIDAAMKIIEGTARQMGITVSA
- the rplA gene encoding 50S ribosomal protein L1 translates to MKRSKAYREAAEKIDADELYTPLAAVRLVKETTKSKFDPTVEISMRLGVDPRKADQMVRGTVNLPHGTGKTVRVLVFANAEKAEEARAAGADFVGSDDLIEKVRAGWTDFDSAVCTPDLMGKVGTLGKVLGPRGLMPNPKTGTVTMDVAKAVDDIKGGKIEFRVDKHSNLQFPIGKASFTEAQLVENYAAALDEVLRLKPSSAKGRYVRKAVVSSTMGPGIQVDPNRVKNLLSDDES
- the secE gene encoding preprotein translocase subunit SecE, whose protein sequence is MTDTDGTLERSSSSPARPNKKNVFARLALFIRQVVAELRKVIWPTRKELIAYTAVVLVFVLIMAGFIAGLDFIFTKGVLFVFG